The following coding sequences lie in one Panicum virgatum strain AP13 chromosome 6N, P.virgatum_v5, whole genome shotgun sequence genomic window:
- the LOC120678795 gene encoding uncharacterized protein LOC120678795 isoform X1, producing the protein MKPMSGCSQFMCSFVDKTEKCYNQNMSPAIPKDKWRKGSQDVEAIIHCAEWLSLETKESGLSHIIRKSPGSCSLMKALDMKMMAAQLTTKPRVEYGSFGKASSSVMCLFL; encoded by the exons ATGAAACCTATGAGTGG ATGTAGCCAATTCATGTGCAGTTTCGTTGACAAGACAGAGAAGTGTTATAATCAAAACATGTCTCCTGCTATTCCAAAGGATAAATGGAGGAAAGGATCTCAG GACGTGGAGGCAATAATTCATTGTGCAGAGTGGCTCTCACTGGAGACCAAAGAATCAG GTCTCTCTCACATAATAAGAAAATCGCCAGGAAGCTGCTCCTTGATGAAGGCACTGGATATGAAGATGATGGCTGCACAACTGACTACTAAGCCTAG AGTAGAGTATGGATCTTTCGGAAAGGCATCGTCAAGTGTGATGTGTTTGTTCCTTTAA
- the LOC120678795 gene encoding uncharacterized protein LOC120678795 isoform X2, translating into MKPMSGCSQFMCSFVDKTEKCYNQNMSPAIPKDKWRKGSQDVEAIIHCAEWLSLETKESDVAGSCSLMKALDMKMMAAQLTTKPRVEYGSFGKASSSVMCLFL; encoded by the exons ATGAAACCTATGAGTGG ATGTAGCCAATTCATGTGCAGTTTCGTTGACAAGACAGAGAAGTGTTATAATCAAAACATGTCTCCTGCTATTCCAAAGGATAAATGGAGGAAAGGATCTCAG GACGTGGAGGCAATAATTCATTGTGCAGAGTGGCTCTCACTGGAGACCAAAGAATCAG ATGTGGCTG GAAGCTGCTCCTTGATGAAGGCACTGGATATGAAGATGATGGCTGCACAACTGACTACTAAGCCTAG AGTAGAGTATGGATCTTTCGGAAAGGCATCGTCAAGTGTGATGTGTTTGTTCCTTTAA